One window from the genome of Gemmatimonadota bacterium encodes:
- a CDS encoding S9 family peptidase produces MMTGQAADRVPATADRIPVANGYWKSAITAKTMGARTPLYDVQWNGDGTGLVWLEQRSDTGVLVCRNGTDAPYDLTDGHPVRGGVGYGGGDFTVADDWVVFAEKDGRLYRQSLAPGTARPITPAFGAAASPTVSPDGKRVLYVHTCESVDVIALVDGEGSGWPVNLVRGADFYMQPAWHPDGERIAWIEWDQPQMPWDGTRLKAARIDSARRALEDERLIEGDTDTPVFQPAYSPDGKWLSYIVTEGEWENLVALDLDTGERRVVAGGVTLADPAWVQGVRVYGWGPDGDTLYYRSNEKGFASLWKVSVASGRKTKLEMPRYTWMMQIAVSPVRDTVACIASSSIVPERVVTLDESDHTEHRHTEHRHTVHRRSQSEMIPAADLSVPESITWKNLDGGEVHGLYYPPASSRFSGSGKPPAIVSIHGGPTGQHRTDYSAEIPFFTNRGYACLYVNYRGSTGYGRSYMTALREHWGEYDTEDAVSGALALVDRELADPDRIVIKGGSAGGFTVLNALVHHPGVFRAGLCLYGVTNLFGLATDTHKFEAKYLDLMVGTLPEHSDRYQAWSPIFHADRIRDPVAIFQGSEDKVVPPDQAESIVEVLKRNKVPHIYRLYEGEGHGWRKVETIVSFYDDVERFLKRYVL; encoded by the coding sequence GTGATGACCGGTCAGGCGGCGGACCGCGTTCCCGCGACGGCGGACCGCATACCCGTCGCGAATGGTTACTGGAAAAGCGCCATTACGGCGAAGACGATGGGTGCCCGGACTCCGCTCTACGACGTGCAGTGGAACGGCGACGGCACGGGCCTGGTCTGGCTGGAACAGCGTTCGGATACCGGTGTGCTCGTTTGCCGCAACGGCACCGACGCGCCGTACGACCTGACGGACGGCCATCCGGTCCGGGGCGGCGTGGGCTACGGGGGCGGTGATTTCACCGTGGCCGATGACTGGGTCGTGTTCGCCGAAAAGGACGGCAGGCTGTACCGCCAGTCCCTGGCTCCGGGAACGGCCAGGCCGATCACGCCCGCCTTCGGCGCGGCCGCTTCGCCCACCGTGTCACCGGATGGAAAGCGGGTGCTGTACGTCCATACCTGTGAATCGGTAGACGTCATCGCCCTGGTCGACGGCGAGGGCAGCGGATGGCCGGTGAACCTGGTGCGCGGCGCTGATTTCTACATGCAGCCGGCCTGGCATCCCGACGGCGAGCGGATCGCCTGGATCGAGTGGGACCAGCCGCAGATGCCCTGGGACGGCACGAGGCTGAAGGCCGCCCGGATCGATTCCGCCCGCCGCGCGCTGGAAGACGAGCGGTTGATCGAAGGAGATACGGATACGCCGGTATTCCAGCCCGCCTACTCTCCGGACGGCAAGTGGCTTTCCTACATCGTTACGGAAGGAGAGTGGGAAAACCTGGTCGCGCTGGACCTCGATACGGGCGAGCGGCGCGTCGTGGCCGGGGGCGTCACCCTGGCCGACCCGGCCTGGGTGCAGGGCGTGCGGGTCTACGGCTGGGGGCCGGACGGCGATACCCTTTACTACCGCAGCAACGAAAAGGGTTTCGCGTCATTGTGGAAGGTCTCCGTGGCGTCCGGCCGGAAGACGAAGCTCGAAATGCCCCGGTACACCTGGATGATGCAGATCGCCGTCTCCCCTGTCCGGGATACCGTGGCCTGTATCGCCTCTTCGTCCATCGTACCGGAACGCGTGGTCACCCTGGACGAAAGCGATCATACGGAGCATCGCCATACGGAGCATCGCCACACGGTGCATCGCCGCAGCCAGTCGGAGATGATCCCCGCAGCCGACCTCTCCGTTCCCGAATCGATTACCTGGAAGAACCTGGACGGGGGCGAGGTGCACGGACTCTACTATCCACCGGCCAGCAGCCGGTTCTCCGGGTCTGGAAAGCCGCCGGCCATTGTCAGCATCCACGGGGGACCGACCGGCCAGCATCGGACGGACTATTCCGCCGAGATCCCTTTCTTCACCAACCGGGGCTATGCCTGCCTGTATGTCAACTACCGCGGAAGTACGGGTTACGGGCGCAGTTACATGACCGCCCTGCGCGAGCACTGGGGCGAGTACGACACAGAAGACGCCGTCAGCGGCGCCCTTGCCCTCGTGGATCGTGAACTCGCCGATCCGGACCGCATCGTCATCAAGGGCGGCAGCGCGGGAGGTTTTACCGTACTGAACGCCCTGGTCCATCACCCCGGAGTCTTCCGGGCCGGCCTGTGTCTCTACGGCGTGACCAATCTCTTCGGCCTGGCCACGGATACACACAAGTTCGAGGCGAAGTACCTGGACCTGATGGTGGGGACGCTGCCCGAGCACAGCGACCGGTACCAGGCCTGGTCGCCCATCTTCCACGCGGACAGGATCCGCGATCCGGTCGCCATATTCCAGGGCAGCGAGGACAAGGTGGTCCCCCCGGACCAGGCCGAATCGATCGTCGAGGTCCTCAAGCGGAACAAGGTGCCCCACATCTACCGGTTGTACGAAGGCGAGGGGCACGGCTGGCGCAAAGTCGAAACCATCGTTTCCTTCTACGACGACGTGGAACGGTTCCTGAAGCGGTACGTACTCTGA
- a CDS encoding MerC domain-containing protein, translated as MNHQINRGTVDNIGVFVSSACAIHCLALPMVVTFLPLVGLGFLAGEPAEYAIIGAVLLAAGSVVSGVRHHKRWRAFLTLVLAVGVIVTGFLAAEGNFEVVLHVAGGVLLATTHLVNRHLCRTCPASDC; from the coding sequence ATGAACCATCAGATCAATCGAGGAACCGTTGACAACATCGGCGTGTTCGTCTCGTCCGCATGTGCGATCCATTGCCTGGCCTTGCCGATGGTGGTGACGTTCCTGCCGCTCGTGGGCCTCGGATTCCTGGCCGGAGAGCCCGCCGAGTACGCCATAATCGGCGCGGTATTGCTCGCAGCCGGGAGTGTGGTTTCGGGCGTGAGGCACCACAAGAGATGGAGGGCGTTTCTCACCCTCGTATTGGCCGTGGGAGTAATCGTAACGGGTTTCCTGGCGGCCGAAGGGAACTTCGAAGTAGTCCTCCACGTAGCCGGAGGCGTCCTGCTCGCGACGACCCATCTCGTGAACCGGCACCTGTGCAGGACCTGTCCAGCGTCCGACTGCTGA
- a CDS encoding TIM barrel protein produces the protein MRLGVVGYVPGDPRAVTAAVLKKALDLGVTSVCYHGSGEFLDELTPADYHRANALYDDLDLELAQFGIGYRECLFDPDGSVRDRVVSTIGRGIEAGRALRAHNVLIRTGSLNPAGSYDPAPENHEPGRLDVLIDTLSRVADKAEEEGMTVVIETHALTIMGSPEINRQVVEAVGSDRMRVVMDFVNHFQSLDQAYHSTERLNHIFDVMGPISTVCHIKDISVEPGFVLHMNEEVPGAGVLDLVTAVRRWEEIQPEGYMLVEHLPEDKIPTAVANVRRIAAEAGVEIV, from the coding sequence ATGCGACTGGGTGTCGTGGGTTACGTCCCGGGAGATCCCCGGGCCGTCACGGCAGCGGTGTTGAAAAAGGCCCTGGACCTGGGCGTCACCTCGGTCTGCTACCACGGCTCCGGCGAGTTCCTGGACGAACTGACGCCGGCGGACTACCACCGCGCCAACGCGCTCTATGATGATCTGGACCTGGAACTGGCCCAGTTCGGCATTGGCTACCGTGAGTGCCTCTTCGACCCGGACGGATCGGTGCGTGACCGGGTCGTATCGACCATAGGCCGCGGCATCGAAGCGGGCAGGGCGCTCAGGGCCCACAACGTATTGATCCGAACCGGCAGCCTGAATCCGGCGGGGTCCTACGACCCTGCGCCCGAGAACCACGAACCGGGACGGCTCGACGTGCTGATCGACACCCTGTCACGGGTCGCGGACAAGGCGGAGGAGGAGGGGATGACCGTCGTGATCGAGACCCATGCGCTCACGATCATGGGGTCGCCGGAGATCAACCGGCAGGTGGTTGAAGCCGTCGGGTCCGATCGCATGCGCGTGGTCATGGATTTCGTGAACCACTTCCAGTCCCTGGACCAGGCCTATCACAGCACGGAACGCCTGAACCACATCTTCGACGTCATGGGGCCGATCTCGACGGTCTGCCACATCAAGGACATCAGCGTGGAACCCGGCTTCGTCCTCCACATGAACGAGGAAGTGCCCGGCGCCGGCGTGCTCGACCTGGTCACGGCCGTGCGGCGGTGGGAGGAGATTCAGCCGGAAGGCTACATGCTGGTGGAGCATTTGCCCGAGGACAAGATCCCGACAGCCGTCGCGAACGTCCGGCGCATCGCGGCGGAGGCCGGGGTGGAAATTGTCTGA
- a CDS encoding proline--tRNA ligase, with product MRLSKFFFQTLREAQGDAETPSHQLLLRAGLVRQVASGIFAYLPLGLRVKRRIEEIVREEMDAIGGLEVALPVVQPADLWRESGRWQQIGSDMARLKDRNGRDLCLAMTHEEVVTSLIRDVIRSYRQMPCLLYQIQTKFRDEPRPRGGLIRMREFTMKDGYSFHVDAGDLDDWYEKVFQAYTNIFRRCGLDAVAVRSDPGMMGGSDAHEFIEPAPSGEDTILSCEACGYRANRQVARFAKDRPPAEERLPLEDIHTPGTATIDDLARYLDIPATKTAKAVFMVATVADEQDGPADRFVFAVLRGDMELSDTKLANAVGALQLRPAMPEEIRSVGAEPGFGSPLGIDRYRSLLVVDDLIPACFNLVAGANRIDYHVRNVNYGRDYEADIVADIAAAGDGDACPACGAGLRADQGIEVGNIFKLGVKYSEAMNASYLDQENVSRPIVMGCYGIGIDRLMASIVERHHDDNGICWPAAAAPFQVVVIDLSGGDLRLSDVAETVYETLVSAGLEVLFDDRDDRAGVKFNDADLMGIPVRLTVGRRGVEKGVVELKIRRSGEMIDVPLGDGLVQAVKASFGT from the coding sequence ATGCGTCTCTCAAAGTTCTTCTTTCAAACGCTGCGCGAGGCACAGGGCGACGCCGAAACCCCCAGCCACCAGCTGCTCCTTCGCGCGGGTCTCGTCCGGCAGGTGGCTTCCGGCATCTTCGCCTACCTGCCCCTCGGCCTGCGAGTCAAACGACGCATCGAAGAGATCGTCCGGGAAGAGATGGACGCTATCGGCGGCCTGGAGGTGGCGCTGCCCGTGGTGCAGCCGGCGGATCTCTGGCGGGAGAGCGGCCGGTGGCAGCAGATCGGGAGCGACATGGCCCGGCTGAAGGACCGGAACGGCCGCGATCTGTGCCTGGCGATGACCCACGAAGAGGTGGTGACGTCCCTGATACGCGACGTGATCAGAAGCTATCGTCAAATGCCCTGCCTGCTGTACCAGATCCAAACCAAGTTCAGAGATGAGCCGCGGCCGCGAGGCGGGCTGATCCGCATGCGCGAGTTCACGATGAAGGACGGATACTCTTTTCACGTGGATGCCGGGGATCTGGACGACTGGTACGAGAAGGTCTTTCAGGCCTATACCAACATATTCAGGCGCTGCGGACTAGACGCGGTGGCGGTGCGCAGCGACCCGGGGATGATGGGCGGATCGGACGCCCACGAGTTCATCGAACCGGCGCCGTCCGGCGAAGACACGATCCTGTCCTGCGAAGCCTGCGGTTACCGTGCAAACAGGCAGGTTGCGCGATTCGCGAAAGACCGCCCGCCCGCCGAGGAGCGGCTGCCCCTCGAGGACATCCACACGCCGGGCACCGCTACGATCGACGATCTTGCCCGGTACCTGGACATCCCGGCGACGAAGACCGCCAAGGCCGTGTTCATGGTCGCCACCGTCGCGGACGAACAGGACGGGCCGGCGGATCGGTTCGTGTTTGCCGTGCTCAGGGGAGACATGGAACTCAGCGATACCAAGCTGGCCAATGCGGTCGGAGCGCTCCAGCTTCGGCCGGCCATGCCGGAGGAGATACGTTCCGTCGGCGCGGAACCCGGCTTCGGTTCCCCGCTCGGCATTGACCGGTACCGATCGCTCCTCGTCGTCGACGATCTGATCCCGGCCTGCTTCAACCTGGTCGCGGGAGCCAACCGGATCGATTATCACGTGCGCAATGTGAACTACGGACGGGACTACGAAGCCGATATCGTCGCGGACATCGCCGCGGCCGGCGACGGAGACGCCTGCCCCGCCTGCGGCGCTGGCCTCCGGGCCGACCAGGGTATCGAAGTCGGAAACATCTTCAAGCTCGGAGTCAAGTACAGCGAGGCCATGAACGCAAGCTATCTGGATCAGGAGAATGTCTCCCGCCCTATCGTCATGGGGTGCTACGGGATCGGCATCGACCGCCTCATGGCATCGATCGTGGAGCGCCACCACGACGACAACGGCATCTGCTGGCCCGCGGCCGCGGCACCATTCCAGGTGGTCGTCATCGACCTGTCCGGCGGCGATCTCCGCCTATCTGACGTGGCGGAAACGGTTTACGAAACCCTGGTCTCGGCGGGACTCGAAGTGCTCTTCGACGACCGCGACGATCGCGCCGGAGTGAAGTTCAACGACGCGGACCTCATGGGCATTCCGGTGAGGCTGACCGTGGGCAGGCGCGGGGTGGAAAAAGGCGTAGTGGAACTCAAGATAAGGCGGTCGGGCGAGATGATTGATGTGCCGCTGGGGGACGGGCTGGTGCAAGCGGTGAAGGCGTCATTCGGGACGTAG
- the argS gene encoding arginine--tRNA ligase, translated as MGTLADKLTGLFADAFESAGYDRSYGEVRVSDRPDLCQFQCNGALAAAKQYRANPRQIAQNVVDSISAPALFEDLSLAGPGFINIVLQDDYIAAHVQEVYEDDRLGCEITGTPGRILVDYGGPNVAKPLHVGHLRAAIIGESIVRICRFLGHDVIGDVHLGDWGLQMGLIIEGLRDRQPGLPYFDAGYSGPYPDEPPVTISDLEELYPQASEREKSDQEFAEAARQATVDLQAGRPGYRALWQHFRDVSVDDLRQSYELLNIHFDLWLGESDTQDRLLGLIERLKAEGYATESRGALVVEVDDSEDKESIPPLMLEKTDGAVLYGTTDLATINQRVEQFQPDCILYVVDNRQRQHFIQVFKASYKTGVAPETTRLEHNGFGTMNGKDGKPFKTREGGIMKLKDLIGLVTDHAMARIETIESVREYDEDEKEQIARIVGVAALKYADLMNHRTKDYVFDLDRFSSFEGRTGPYILYAAVRIKSVLRRAGERGLQPGGIMAPRSESERDLDLKLSELPAVVDLAFETRAPNHLCEYAFQLATAYNRFYHTHHILNEEDADRRASWLALSGVTLRVLERVLDLLGIEVPRRM; from the coding sequence GTGGGAACCCTGGCGGATAAACTGACCGGCCTGTTTGCCGACGCCTTTGAATCGGCCGGCTATGATCGAAGCTATGGCGAAGTGCGGGTATCGGACCGGCCGGACCTGTGCCAGTTCCAGTGCAACGGGGCGCTTGCGGCGGCCAAACAGTACCGGGCCAACCCACGTCAGATTGCACAGAACGTGGTCGATTCCATCTCGGCGCCGGCCTTGTTCGAAGATCTTTCGCTCGCCGGACCGGGCTTCATCAACATCGTGCTGCAGGATGACTACATCGCCGCCCACGTCCAGGAAGTGTACGAGGACGACAGGCTGGGCTGCGAAATCACCGGGACGCCCGGCCGGATCCTCGTAGACTACGGGGGGCCCAACGTGGCCAAACCGCTCCACGTCGGCCATCTCCGGGCCGCCATCATCGGCGAGAGCATCGTGCGGATCTGCCGCTTCCTGGGCCACGATGTGATCGGCGACGTGCACCTGGGCGACTGGGGTCTGCAGATGGGTCTCATCATCGAGGGCCTCCGGGACCGCCAGCCCGGCCTGCCCTATTTCGACGCCGGTTACTCGGGGCCGTATCCCGATGAGCCCCCCGTGACCATAAGTGACCTGGAGGAGTTGTATCCCCAGGCCAGCGAAAGAGAAAAAAGCGACCAGGAATTCGCCGAGGCCGCGCGTCAGGCCACGGTGGACCTGCAGGCCGGACGGCCGGGTTACCGCGCGCTGTGGCAACATTTCCGTGACGTGTCCGTCGACGACCTCCGGCAGAGCTACGAACTGTTGAACATCCATTTCGACTTGTGGCTTGGAGAGAGCGATACCCAGGACCGGCTTCTTGGTCTGATTGAACGATTGAAGGCGGAGGGATACGCCACGGAAAGCCGGGGCGCACTGGTCGTAGAGGTCGACGACTCGGAGGACAAGGAATCGATCCCGCCACTGATGCTGGAGAAGACCGACGGCGCTGTGCTGTACGGCACGACCGATCTGGCGACCATAAACCAGCGCGTGGAGCAATTCCAGCCCGACTGCATCCTATACGTAGTCGACAATCGGCAGCGGCAGCATTTCATACAGGTATTCAAGGCTTCCTACAAGACGGGCGTGGCGCCGGAGACGACGCGGTTGGAACACAACGGCTTCGGGACCATGAACGGTAAGGACGGGAAACCCTTCAAGACCCGCGAGGGCGGGATCATGAAGCTGAAGGACCTGATCGGGCTGGTGACCGACCACGCCATGGCGCGCATCGAGACCATCGAATCGGTCCGCGAATACGACGAGGACGAGAAGGAGCAAATCGCCCGCATCGTGGGCGTAGCCGCCCTGAAGTACGCCGACCTGATGAACCACCGCACCAAGGACTACGTCTTCGACCTGGACCGGTTTTCATCCTTCGAGGGCCGCACGGGGCCCTACATCCTCTACGCCGCCGTCCGGATCAAGTCGGTGTTGCGGCGGGCGGGCGAACGCGGCCTCCAGCCAGGCGGGATCATGGCGCCCCGAAGCGAGTCGGAACGCGACCTGGACCTAAAGCTGTCCGAATTGCCCGCGGTGGTCGACCTGGCCTTCGAAACCCGGGCGCCGAACCACCTGTGCGAGTATGCCTTCCAGCTGGCCACGGCCTATAACCGGTTCTACCATACCCACCACATCCTGAACGAGGAAGATGCGGACCGCCGGGCCTCCTGGCTCGCCCTGTCGGGGGTCACGCTGCGCGTGCTGGAGCGGGTGCTGGACCTGCTCGGTATCGAAGTACCGCGGCGCATGTAG
- a CDS encoding sulfatase, producing MNIVYLHSHDTGRYIQPYGHAIPTPALQRLAEDGVLFRSAYCANPTCSPSRAALLTGQWAHSCGMFGLVNRGWSIHHPERLIMHTLREAGYDTVMAGFQHVVMNLDDAGWSRILPRKAGDDKAPTEELAVSFLSEPHDRPFFLDVGFGETHRRGAGFAPQPDGEPPADPRFVRPPAPFPDTPELRRDMGLFIDAARTLDRKMGRVLEAIDRYGRRDDTLVVCTTDHGIAFPMMKCHLTDHGMGVMLILRGPAGYSGGKVIDGMVSQIDLFPTLCELAGIERSAWPDWLQGVSLDPLVRGEATEIREEVFAEVNYHAAYEPQRAVRTHRWKYIRRCGDRELPVMTNCDASITKSTLIEQGWRDRTVPRERLYDTVFDPNETNNLAGQPESADALRDLRARLDRWMVSTGDPLVDHEVVPPDPGGVLNSPADLSAADDPQYPV from the coding sequence GTGAATATCGTATACCTCCATTCCCACGATACGGGCCGGTACATACAACCCTACGGCCACGCCATTCCCACACCCGCCCTGCAACGACTGGCGGAGGACGGGGTCCTTTTCAGGTCGGCCTACTGCGCGAACCCGACCTGTTCCCCGAGCCGGGCGGCCCTGCTCACCGGACAGTGGGCCCACAGCTGCGGCATGTTCGGCCTGGTCAACCGGGGATGGTCGATCCACCATCCCGAGCGGCTCATCATGCACACGCTGCGCGAGGCGGGATACGATACGGTGATGGCCGGATTCCAGCACGTGGTGATGAACCTGGATGACGCCGGGTGGTCCCGCATACTGCCGAGGAAGGCCGGTGACGACAAGGCGCCCACCGAGGAACTCGCCGTCTCCTTCCTGTCCGAACCCCATGATCGCCCGTTCTTCCTGGACGTGGGCTTCGGCGAAACCCACCGCAGGGGAGCGGGCTTCGCACCGCAACCCGATGGGGAACCGCCGGCCGATCCCCGTTTCGTACGTCCGCCGGCACCGTTCCCCGATACGCCGGAACTTCGTCGGGACATGGGCCTGTTTATCGATGCCGCACGCACGCTCGATCGCAAGATGGGGCGCGTGTTGGAGGCCATCGACCGGTACGGGCGGAGGGACGACACCCTGGTCGTCTGCACCACCGATCACGGCATCGCCTTCCCCATGATGAAATGCCACCTCACCGACCACGGCATGGGCGTCATGCTCATCCTGCGCGGTCCCGCGGGATACAGCGGCGGCAAAGTGATCGATGGCATGGTAAGCCAGATCGACCTGTTTCCTACCCTTTGCGAGCTGGCCGGGATCGAGCGGTCGGCCTGGCCGGATTGGCTGCAGGGCGTTTCACTGGACCCGCTCGTCCGTGGTGAAGCCACGGAGATCCGGGAAGAAGTCTTCGCCGAGGTCAATTACCACGCGGCCTACGAGCCCCAGCGGGCCGTGCGGACGCACCGCTGGAAGTACATCCGGCGATGCGGAGACCGCGAACTTCCCGTCATGACGAACTGCGACGCATCGATCACGAAATCGACCCTGATCGAGCAGGGCTGGCGCGACCGGACCGTGCCTCGTGAACGGCTGTACGATACCGTGTTCGATCCAAACGAAACCAACAACCTGGCCGGCCAGCCCGAATCCGCGGACGCGTTGCGCGACCTGCGCGCCCGATTGGACCGCTGGATGGTTTCCACGGGCGATCCCCTGGTCGATCACGAAGTCGTACCTCCGGACCCCGGGGGCGTGTTGAACAGCCCCGCCGACCTGTCGGCGGCCGATGACCCCCAGTATCCCGTCTGA
- the accC gene encoding acetyl-CoA carboxylase biotin carboxylase subunit, whose protein sequence is MIRKILIANRGEIAVRVIRTCREMGIESTAVFSEADRTALHVQFADEAFCIGDAPSSDSYLRVDRIIETAKKAGADAVHPGYGFLSENGEFADRCAEAGITFIGPSGEAMRTMGSKTAARKTMREAGVPVVPGTEEGIGSDEEALGAAESIGYPVLVKAAMGGGGKGMRVVESPDDLAGALRTARSEAQSAFGDATVYLEKYLVEPRHVEFQVLADRHGHAVHLGERECSIQRRHQKLIEESPSCILDDTLRNAMGEAAVRAAEAVQYTNAGTVEFIVDQDRQFYFLEMNTRLQVEHPVTELRTGQDLVRRQIEIAAGMPLPFRQENVRLLGAALECRISAEDPNAQFMPSVGVVTRLSEPGGPGVRLDSGFCAGYEVPIYYDPMIAKLIVWAEKREEAIARMKRALGEYDIGGIKTTIPFHLRALSDPRFISGDYSTSFVETMGPDEDAGADERHIAAAFAAIMKHREARRAVPSGTGGDGSDGSGESPWKLTGRREAMRRGR, encoded by the coding sequence ATGATCCGTAAAATCCTGATCGCCAACCGCGGAGAGATCGCCGTCCGGGTGATCCGCACGTGCCGGGAAATGGGCATCGAATCGACGGCCGTCTTCTCCGAGGCGGACCGCACCGCCCTGCACGTCCAATTCGCCGACGAAGCCTTCTGCATCGGCGACGCGCCGTCTTCGGACAGTTACCTCCGCGTGGACCGGATCATCGAGACGGCAAAGAAGGCCGGCGCCGACGCGGTTCATCCGGGATACGGGTTTCTTTCCGAAAACGGGGAATTCGCCGATCGCTGCGCGGAGGCCGGCATCACGTTCATCGGCCCTTCCGGCGAGGCGATGCGGACCATGGGAAGCAAGACGGCGGCGCGAAAGACCATGCGCGAGGCCGGGGTGCCCGTCGTACCCGGGACCGAAGAAGGGATCGGCAGCGACGAGGAAGCCCTCGGCGCGGCGGAATCCATCGGCTATCCGGTCCTCGTGAAGGCGGCCATGGGCGGCGGCGGCAAGGGCATGCGCGTCGTGGAATCCCCGGACGACCTGGCCGGCGCGCTCCGGACCGCGCGGTCCGAGGCCCAGTCCGCCTTTGGCGACGCCACGGTCTACCTGGAGAAATACCTGGTGGAACCCCGCCACGTGGAATTCCAGGTCCTCGCCGACCGGCACGGGCATGCGGTGCATCTCGGCGAGCGGGAGTGTTCGATCCAGCGCCGCCACCAGAAGCTCATCGAAGAATCGCCCTCCTGCATTCTCGACGATACGCTGCGGAACGCCATGGGAGAAGCGGCCGTACGGGCCGCCGAAGCTGTCCAGTACACCAACGCCGGTACCGTGGAGTTCATCGTCGACCAGGACCGTCAGTTCTATTTCCTCGAGATGAACACCCGTCTCCAGGTCGAGCACCCGGTCACCGAATTGAGAACGGGGCAGGACCTGGTCCGGCGACAGATAGAAATCGCCGCCGGCATGCCCCTCCCCTTCAGGCAGGAAAACGTGCGCCTGCTCGGCGCGGCCCTGGAATGCCGCATCTCCGCCGAGGATCCCAATGCGCAGTTCATGCCCTCGGTCGGCGTGGTTACGCGCCTGAGCGAGCCGGGCGGTCCCGGTGTCCGACTGGACAGCGGATTCTGCGCGGGATATGAGGTGCCGATTTACTACGATCCCATGATCGCCAAGCTCATCGTATGGGCCGAGAAGCGGGAAGAAGCGATCGCCCGCATGAAAAGAGCCCTGGGAGAATACGATATCGGCGGTATCAAGACCACCATTCCGTTTCACCTCCGAGCCCTTTCCGATCCCCGTTTCATTTCCGGCGACTATTCCACCTCTTTTGTCGAGACCATGGGCCCTGACGAAGACGCGGGGGCCGATGAGCGTCATATCGCCGCCGCCTTCGCCGCCATCATGAAGCACCGGGAAGCGAGACGGGCGGTGCCGTCCGGGACCGGCGGGGATGGATCCGACGGTTCCGGAGAGAGTCCGTGGAAACTGACCGGCCGGCGCGAAGCCATGCGCAGGGGCCGATGA
- a CDS encoding YjbQ family protein — MTNEITGQVPALADIDVGIAHVFICHTSASLTINENAAPDVRGDFERHMNVLVPEHQPYYRHDEEGPDDMPAHIKASMMGSSVSIPVTAGRLNLGVWQGIYLCEHRDRGGARRLVVTIYGSPA, encoded by the coding sequence GTGACGAATGAGATCACCGGCCAGGTCCCCGCGCTGGCGGATATCGATGTCGGCATCGCCCACGTCTTCATCTGCCACACCTCCGCTTCCCTCACCATCAACGAGAACGCGGCGCCCGACGTCCGGGGCGACTTCGAGCGCCACATGAACGTCCTGGTCCCCGAGCACCAGCCGTACTACCGTCATGACGAGGAGGGACCGGACGACATGCCGGCGCACATCAAGGCCTCGATGATGGGCAGCAGCGTGTCCATTCCCGTCACCGCCGGCCGGCTGAACCTGGGGGTCTGGCAGGGCATCTATCTCTGCGAACACCGGGACCGCGGCGGCGCGCGGCGTCTGGTGGTCACCATATACGGCAGTCCAGCCTGA